The Haematobia irritans isolate KBUSLIRL chromosome 1, ASM5000362v1, whole genome shotgun sequence DNA segment AATTgatagcgttattaaactctttacatcgtaggtgtcactaaaattgtaaccgAATTTGACTCTTAAGCGTTATCATGTTCGTGAGCGAGATTATTTTCGCGACTCACTCTTACGGACGACATTTAGTTGGTTAATGACGCAAACTCATGTCGTTccccatcagcgtgactcacgtgtTCGTTCGTGTCACTTGTACATCACTAGTCTCCACATTTGCATGCAGTATACCATATCACATATTATTGTGAATAAAgttggtaaattttttgttgctttaaatttaatgcTGATATAGTGATAAAAGGgtaatttatgaatattatgaAGATGATATTTTCCGaaagaaattatttgtttgtatttatcaTTAGTTCATTTAGTTTATTGTTATTTCTCAAAAGGCAATTGTGGTGGGGAACCAAGACTGCAAAATAGATGTAATTTATTTTCCTTGATCGATTACGTCTTACAAAATAAGtaataaaatacatttaattAAGATCAATCGACCGAAGCAactatttcaaatgaaattgttaGCCGCGCAAAAATAACAGGTGATCAACATCTAAAAGAACAGATATTTTGCTTTAGTTGACTATTCCAAAAATGGTGCTTAAAATTTTCTGGAGGTTCACTGAAACCTTAACTAAGCctaatgacatttctgagaattTTAATCTGGTAATACTTCTCTATATGATGTATCTCACACTGTATCGTATCCTGTTCGAAAGAAGGATGAAAATAGAATCGAAATGCACTAGTTACCATCAGGGTACTCAAATatgatatatttatatacatatgtataaaaACATGTATCATTTTCTTCGATATGTAAATACAATAAGCACatctcataaaaaaaaaattgacgcagaagcgatgaatttaacatgggcttgccataggacggatatccaccatttcaacagccgttgcactgaatttgcatcacttcttagggtgtgataagaattcagtgttttggatgtggattaaaaaattttgtgatattgtgccaaataaatcattttttatattttttatgtttgacctcaagtattttcaaaaataaatccaaaattttttcttaaatggatttagcattattttcgacaaaatttgaataatttgtaccattttattaaatcttactctgtttttaccctatttgaaaaaaaagaattaaaattacccattaaaactatgaaaaaagcgagttataaaaaactgaattaaaagaacttcctgtgtagttaaaatgaagaacatctttgggaggacatttttggaattgaacgttatttttccattaaaattttaattgattccattaagtttttaatcaaaacgaattcaattgcaaaaaatactagaatcaaaattttaattggcgtTAGCGATTGGTGGtattatcaattaaatttgtgattgaaaaaaaaatatttttttctgtgtagccagATATTCCCATAAATTGATCATCGATAAcagtaaattttaaataaaccagTTTTTATAATTGTATGATATATGTATAGACCAgtttatgaaaaattatattatatgctACAATTTCATACACCAATTGGACAATATGCAATTTTAATATAACATTCGCCCAATGAATTAATTATAAGCTCATTAAGTATAATAATGTAAACGTATTTGTAATCATGAAAATGATACAATTGAATATAAGCTACAATAGGTCTGTCAACCTCTCAGCAATAATTGATATGGTAGGACACTACTTTCtaagaaatttggttttctagatGGCTTTATTCGCACAATTTCCCCCAATCCAAATGGTGGGTCTCGTCGTGTACTCAGATAAAATACACCATGTTTGGGTACCAATGGTTCACCGCCCATATAAACGTCTGCTAAGCATTCATTTGCTACCTCACATTGCTGGTGGCAAGTGCAATTGTGGTCTTTGATACAAGACGATGGTGTGACTTTCAAAGCTCCAAACAAATTTGGTTGGCGTATAGATTCAACGAAGTAATACAAGGCCGCAAAGTGATCACAAGCAAAATCGAATTCGGCTGCAGTAGCATTTGGACAATGTGGCTGGCCTTGACCCCAATTGGGAAAGAACGTTGCATGACTGAGTTCAGTGCTCGGATTGCCCAAATGCTTTGTGTCCGTATGTATGCTCTCCACATAGGCAGCATCATCAGGTGCTAAGCGAAAATCAGCTGGCAAACCAAGTTGGGCCAAACCGGCAGGGTCCAATGCCACAATTGCTCCCACTTCGTTCGGTTTTAAAAGTTTGCCCGTTAGGCCTGATATATGACTACCGGCGCTATGGCCGATCAAGTAAATATTGTTCCATCCAATGGCAGTCTCTTTTTGCAAAAACCGAAGGAATTTGGTAATGTGGGCAGCGATTTCAGAAAATTGTTGTGATATCCTTGGATAGCTGATGTCATGCGAAATATTACTCCAATCCACAATGATGATATTGTAATTACCCTTGGTCAGATAGGCATCTTTAATAGCAGCATTCGAACAGGATGTACTCTTACCTGCCCAACCGTGTATAGaaattctacaaataaaatgttttttgagtTATTATGGGTATTATATTCTGGGAGTTTGCAATCACCAACCTTACTGGCCATTTGGGATTAAAATAAGAGCTTCTCAATCTCTTAACATCTCCGGTCTGCAAAATCTGTCGTTCGTCCGGATTCAATGTAGTATATAGGTCATAGCGAATCTGCTGACTGGCCAAGTAACGTGAACGAGGATTCAACAGAGCTCTCACCTCATTACGCAGCATGTCTTGTATAACGCTGAATATGGATATGTCACAATGATTCTGTTTGTAGGAGAATCCAGATGCACATGCTCCTGTCATCATTCAATGTTATGCCAATAAGCAAAAAATATTgagtaatttttccaaaacttcccTAACCAATACTAACCACCGAAATATAATCCAATTTGAAGCACAATGCAGAAAGCGTAGGTGTTCATGGTCTCTAGTCTTCGCAACACTAATTGCAATGCAAATGGATACAATCTGCAAGAATTCTGATCTGCTACCACCAAAGCACGGTTAAAAACGAAACACACACACTTTACCACTTGTTAGCCGATAAGGCAAAGCAAACAACCATCGCGTTACGCGTACTGACAACAAATGCTATCGGTTCTAAAGGCTTCACATTAGTTAAAGAACATTGTGGAGACTTTTTGCAACTCGTTTGAAACTCAAACAACTCGGTCTACGTATCTCCTCCATTGTCTGAGGAGGCTGTTGAAACATTCCGAGTGTAAGGGTAAATCTGTTACAGTTCCATCTACTCTCTTAAGACACTTCCACATCCACATTGCAACTTCTGCTACTAATCTATCTAAACGTATAGCTGTTGTGCATGAGGGAACATACACATGTGAGTATCTGAGATCATTCGAAGAGATGATTTACGAGTATATTAGGCTAAACATAGAATTCATGATGAACATATGGCAGGATCTTTGAAAATCATAGCATACGAATTTCCAGCTTCTAACAAAATAGTTTCAATCACTATATGACTGCCGGCGCTATGGCTATAAGTGATTCGTTTCATAGGAAATGGTCATGCAGTTTAAagctgtagaataaatatagaagGAGAAAAATAACTTTGTGGGTTAAAAAGGTACTTTTTCAAAGCTGATTTCCAATTGTTATTCTTGAAAAGCGATTATTAAATGTTTCAGGGCAAAGAAATGAGATCGATGTGTCGGCTGATTTAGACGATGAGTGCAAAGTTAGTTGCCCACTTTTTCACCACATGTATTAGAAACATGTTCTTACCACCCACCTAATCCACAGTGTTGTTTATTGATAAACTGCTTTTATTTATTaggtttttacattttattaagtaattttaattaagtATAGTGAAATATTGAGTATTTAATGGGATCCCTGAGGCCGATGCtgccaaattaaatatttaatatcaggTTCTATTTTCGTCAATAACGAAGGTCTCctctttcagaaatattaaggcGGTTTCTTTCTTTGTTCATGATGTGGTTAACAGCTAACTAAATCCTGATTCGACTAAATATGAGGTAGGTAAAGGTATTCATAATTTGAATACCTCTTTCCacatatttggatataaaagAGGTATTTTTTATGTTGCCACAACTTTTATTATCCGCCATTTTCGAAACTCTGTCTACATCGTCTGTGTGTGTAAGtagtaaaaaaatgaatttgccTTGTAAGCTTCTACATTTACAACTAAGAAAATCATATCGCCCACCAAAAAGTCAGTATCGCCCACTAGTGGGCGGTAGGGACCAGGTTGACTATCGCTGATCTAAACGAATAGTATTACTACACTTCCTTGAAAAGCTCACAATATTACatctttaagaatttttttgttgttaaaatttggcaTGTAGCACGTAAAGACTTTCAAAATACTTACCGGTACAATCTAATAAAtgtaaaatacatatatgtatatacatattGGGTATACAAATCAATTTAATGTTTGTGATAACAAGAATACCATTGTACGAGTCAATGACCACTGCAAATCCAACCATCCGAATAAATGTCATTGCATTGTGTTGAGGTCattttgttgcaattaaaaTCTACATTAAGACTTGCACTAGCTTCTATTATACTAATTGAGTAGCTATGTCTGGTAGTTACTACCTACCTAACATACCATTATTGACGTCTTGAGCGAGTACATAGCTCTCCATTGTTGTAGCGGCGATTGCCAATGAATCAATAAAACTACAATCCAATCCTAGCACACCATCTTGGTAGTTGTTCAGTGCACAAAATATGTACAggtttttgtacttaatttaattgttttcatAGTTGTTCGAACAACTTCATGATGAAAAAACAAAGGGCTTTGGGTCATTAAAGGATCCCTTAAACGTGGAATTATGTGGACATTACTATACCCCCATTTTCTGGTTTATTACTTTATGCCTAACATGTACAAAATTGCACCGTACCGGTATCAGCTACTTATGTATatcaatataaaaatgtaatactTCAGTTTTTATCTATAAATCTGTAGGTGTGATTATGTTTGATGTTTTATTGCTATTAAATTCCTCTTAAGGACAGTACTAAGTTTATGTTTCACGAGTGGAAGCCAAAATTGAAAGTGCAAAATAAGATTAATGATACACTTTCCTAAAATAACTTCACCACTGTAtctcaatggactgaacagACCAAGTGGCTGAAATATCGGATTGCCACTATTCCTAACCTAATATAACTTGGAGGGAATGATCGaaagaaaatatattataaatcatTAGTGAGAGTGTATAAACCAACGCTGaaagactttttggtgttcggttgagaGTGGAAAACTAACCatttcaccacggtggctccctttaatAGATATTTCATACGAATGTTTTATCCAGTACTGAAGGAAAAAAGGTCCATAGTTTAtacaatagatataaaaaatatgcttgcaaatttttgaatgtgaatcatagaccaagaaaatatagagacataccttgataattcaccatggttttgtttatttgcagtgcgcagtcattccactcaattgcgcagtcaagtgactcaatttatttttggaaaacgagaataaccgtataaattagtcaatttgcattacaaaaaaggtgtggatgaatagtattttataaactttcacaatatttggtgtttcaacgagagaacaaaggaaagaaaacaaattaaagccaaattaaaaaatcactcaattgcagacgaaaaagagccctctacagtgtgcagacaaactacagcgctgtgaattcacttgagatgtctataccttccttggtctatgtgtgaatataattaaaaaacatcCTTCGTCTaacatatacacaaaaaaattcacgaaaatttttccaattaaaattttaattgagttttaaaaaatattcaattaaaaatttaattgattcaacaatttttttaattgaaacaaaaatcaatcacaaaaataatagtatcaattaatttttaattggatcaattaactttttaattgaccttcaattaattttttaattgatactatcatttctgtgattgaagacatttcaattaaaaattaattggatcaattaatttcgtgattgaatcagaaaaaaattttttgtgtgtacaaatgTTCCCGAGATAAATCACCGGTTAGGCCAAACTCCAAGGAG contains these protein-coding regions:
- the sxe2 gene encoding sex-specific enzyme 2; protein product: MNTYAFCIVLQIGLYFGGACASGFSYKQNHCDISIFSVIQDMLRNEVRALLNPRSRYLASQQIRYDLYTTLNPDERQILQTGDVKRLRSSYFNPKWPVRISIHGWAGKSTSCSNAAIKDAYLTKGNYNIIIVDWSNISHDISYPRISQQFSEIAAHITKFLRFLQKETAIGWNNIYLIGHSAGSHISGLTGKLLKPNEVGAIVALDPAGLAQLGLPADFRLAPDDAAYVESIHTDTKHLGNPSTELSHATFFPNWGQGQPHCPNATAAEFDFACDHFAALYYFVESIRQPNLFGALKVTPSSCIKDHNCTCHQQCEVANECLADVYMGGEPLVPKHGVFYLSTRRDPPFGLGEIVRIKPSRKPNFLESSVLPYQLLLRG